The DNA window GTCAACCGGGCGACCTTTCCCATAACGCTGACGGCGGAGGGCGCGCGCTTCCTGCCGATGGCCGAGGACGCCATACGCACTATGCATCGCAATCGCGATTCACTGCGCCCGCGCAACGAGGCGGAAAAGCACAGGGTGACGTTTTCGGCGCTGCACACGCTAACTGTCACCTTCCTGCCCGCATGGCTGGACGACATGCGCGCGCACCTGCCGCGCTTCAGTTCGCATGTCAGCCCGGACAAGGGCGGCATCGAGGAGAACATCGACACGCTGCTCGACGGCAATTGCGATTTCCTGCTGACCTATTTCCATCCCTCGGTGCCGTTCTTGCTCGACAGTTCGCGCTTTTCCTTCCTCGTGCTGGGTACGGAGAAGGTGAAGCCGGTGGCGGCGCCGCATCCGGAGGGACCGCTGCTCGACCATGCGCTGAGGACACACACGCCGCTGCCCTATATCGATTATGGCGACTTCTCATTTTTCGGCATGGCGCTGAACAAGCTGTTCGCCAAGCGTGCGCCCTTCGTGCGCAACACAACGCATGAGAACACCATCTGCATCGGCCACAAGGCGATGGCGCTCGCCGGCTGGGGCGTGTCGTGGCTGCCGGAACGTCTGATCGCCGGCGAACTGGCCCAGGGAGCACTTGTGCCGGCGTCCGTCGATCCCGACTGGGAGCTGACCACCGAGATCCGCCTCTATCGCCACGCCGATGGCGCGCGCCCGATCGCCAACCGTTTCTGGGAAGCGGCGGCCAGCTCGGCCAGTGGCGTCACACGGTGAGGAAGCGCAGCGCGCGCAGCACCTCGAAATAATCGTCGGAGACGAAGCGCAAGGTGCGCTCGCGCGGATGCTCCGCTCCCGGATACCAGCTGGCGCGGTAGGCGTCGGTCGGATTGTTGAACTCGATCTCCACGTCGAAATGCCTGGGCAGATCGAGGCGGCACGCCGTCAGGTCACGCGACAGCGCCTTTTCCACCCCCTCGCGAATCCGGTCGATCGCTCGCGCCGGCGACATGGACAGCGCGGCGCGTCCGAAGCCTTCGCTCACCGCTACCGTGCCGATTTCCGGCACGAGCGCGCGGGCGTCATCGCATATGCCGCGATCGCCCGACAGAAACACTGGCGGGACGCCGAGCAGGGCCGCGGTATAGGCGTTGACGGTGAACTCCGAGGCGACCTCGCCATTGATGATCAGCCGCGAAATCCTGTCGTTCATGGTGTGGGCAAGCGGGTTCGCCTCGACGCCGGCCTTGGCGTGATAGCCGGTGAAAAGTGCCGCGTCGAAACTCTTGTCGAGGCCGAACATCATGACATGGGGGTGGCCGCTCCAGCCACGCACGATGCTGGCATGGTCGGGCAGTTTCGAAACAATGAGGTTGCGCCCGGTCTGGTGCGCGTCCTTGATCAGGATCTCTTTGGCGCCGGCGGCCTTGGCGCCTTCGCAGGCGGCGGCGACCTCGGCGGTCATCAGTTCGCGGAATTCCTGGTAATCCGGTCTTTCCTTCAGCGCCTCGTCCCAGTCCGCTATGCCGGCGGTACCCTCTATGTCGGCGCTGATAAACACTTTCATCCGTTGTCCCTGCCTTGCCGCTGTTCGATTCTTTTCCGCCGATTAACTCCTTTCGCCGCGAAAATGAATCTCCTCGCCGAAATCAAAGTCTCACTTGTGCTCATCGGCGCAGAGCGCGTGGTCGGACAGCGCGCGGATGACGTAGCAGTCGCCGACCGTCTTGCCGTCGCAGCAAGAGGCGATGCGCTCCAGCTCGGTTTCCAGCCGCTTCAGCTGGGCGATCTTTTCGCGCACGGAAACCAGCTGCTCCTGCGCGATCTTGTCGGCATGGCCGCAAGGCTGCTCGGGATGGAAGCTGAGCTCGATCAGCGAACGGATGTCCTCGACGGCGAAGCCCAGGTCGCGGGCGTGGCGGATGAAGGCCAGCCGTTCCAGCTCCTGCCTGGAGTAGCGGCGCTGGTTGCCTTCCGAGCGTTCGGGCGCGGCGACCAGGCCCATCTGTTCGTAATAACGGATGGTCGGCACCTTGACCCCGGTGCGGCGCGAGAGATCACCGATCGAAAACATGCATTTTGCCTCTTGAAGCTCTAGTGACTAGAGCAATTACATTGGCTGACATCAAGGTGCAAGGTCCGGCGCGGCAGCCGGTGAAAGAGCAGACAGGTGATGTGATGACGGCTCTTCTAAAGCAGACACGGTTCAGGATCGGCGGCATGGATTGCGCCTCCTGCGCGGCCAAGATCGATACGGCGGTGCGCCGCCTCGACGGTGTGGCCGATGTCTCGGTTTCGGTGACCGGCGCCTCGATGACCGTCAGCCATGGCGGTCCGCTCAACGATGACAAGGTGCTGCGGCAGGTGGCGCGGCTGGGCTACGGCATCGTCAAGGCGGAGGCTCTTGCCGGCAGGCCAACGGCCAAGGCGCACGATCATGCCGCTCATGACCACGAAGGCCCTGACCATGAAGGCCCTGACCGTGAAGGCCATGACCATGAAGGTCACGGACACGAAGGCCACGACCATGTCGGCGGCCAACAAATCACCAAGGAGGCCGCAGGGTCATCCCATCTCCACAGCCATGCCGAGCCTGGGCAGGCGTGGTGGCGCGGCCGTCGCGCGGCGCTGACGCTGGCCTGCGCGGCAGCGCTTCTGGCCGCCTATGGCATCGGTCACCTGTATCCCACGACCGAGCGCTGGGTCTTCCTGGCCGCCTTGCTGGTCGGTCTCGTTCCGATCGCGCGGCGTGCGCTGATGGCGGCACTCGCCGGCACGCCGTTCTCGATCGAGATGCTGATGACCATCGCCGCTGTTGGGGCCGTGATGATCGGCGCCACGGAAGAAGCGGCAGCCGTC is part of the Mesorhizobium loti genome and encodes:
- a CDS encoding MerR family transcriptional regulator codes for the protein MFSIGDLSRRTGVKVPTIRYYEQMGLVAAPERSEGNQRRYSRQELERLAFIRHARDLGFAVEDIRSLIELSFHPEQPCGHADKIAQEQLVSVREKIAQLKRLETELERIASCCDGKTVGDCYVIRALSDHALCADEHK
- a CDS encoding M55 family metallopeptidase, with product MKVFISADIEGTAGIADWDEALKERPDYQEFRELMTAEVAAACEGAKAAGAKEILIKDAHQTGRNLIVSKLPDHASIVRGWSGHPHVMMFGLDKSFDAALFTGYHAKAGVEANPLAHTMNDRISRLIINGEVASEFTVNAYTAALLGVPPVFLSGDRGICDDARALVPEIGTVAVSEGFGRAALSMSPARAIDRIREGVEKALSRDLTACRLDLPRHFDVEIEFNNPTDAYRASWYPGAEHPRERTLRFVSDDYFEVLRALRFLTV
- a CDS encoding LysR family transcriptional regulator; translation: MELKWLEDFCCLAGCLSFSRAAYLRGVTQPAFSRRIKQLEGWMGATLVNRATFPITLTAEGARFLPMAEDAIRTMHRNRDSLRPRNEAEKHRVTFSALHTLTVTFLPAWLDDMRAHLPRFSSHVSPDKGGIEENIDTLLDGNCDFLLTYFHPSVPFLLDSSRFSFLVLGTEKVKPVAAPHPEGPLLDHALRTHTPLPYIDYGDFSFFGMALNKLFAKRAPFVRNTTHENTICIGHKAMALAGWGVSWLPERLIAGELAQGALVPASVDPDWELTTEIRLYRHADGARPIANRFWEAAASSASGVTR